A single Rhopalosiphum padi isolate XX-2018 chromosome 4, ASM2088224v1, whole genome shotgun sequence DNA region contains:
- the LOC132931043 gene encoding putative uncharacterized protein DDB_G0271606 translates to MMNSSGAIESDVSATPMETDDEIEQFVAQTTDIEMAPTSISSHVNLPVSSVAPILSSSSPSAAALNNKPSTTSVTLGNLLVPQVAPLITSTISTIAPLINPPMSQIVHANHTTVSTVTSLNSTPVSTLSVLNNPSVVTTTQQNIVMQQLQFQQLQQLQQQQQQLQQQQLQQQLPLQQKQQLPTQQQQLQQQQIQLQQQQLQQMQQKQLLIQQQQIKHHQQQQIKQLPQPQLLQQLQQQHQQPQQQSAQQQPQQQLLQQQLTSQQQQQLTSQQLQQQQQLTSQQQQNQQQLTAQQQQNQQQLTSQQQQLPQQQTTQQLPPQQQQQQQQQTVQQPQPQVTQQQLPSQQQQQTVQQPQQQMSQQQQSPSQQQQQTPQQQQSPQQSQQPQLTIKSLINADNAALLTKARLRELVKEVDPNEQLEEDVEDLMLQLSDDFVNELVKAACVFAKHRKSNIVEVKDVQIYLERYLNMWIPGFGTDELKPYKKAPITEAHKQRTALIKKVASKKY, encoded by the exons ATGATGAATTCGAGTGGTGCCATCGAAAGCGATGTGAGTGCGACGCCTATGGAAACGGATGATGAAATCGAACAATTTGTG GCTCAAACTACTGACATTGAAATGGCACCAACGTCAATCTCGTCCCACGTCAATCTGCCCGTTTCGTCAGTCGCTCCAATTTTAAGCTCGTCGTCACCATCGGCAGCAGCTCTCAATAACAAACCGTCCACTACATCTGTAACTCTCGGCAACCTACTTGTACCGCAAGTTGCGCCACTCATCACTTCAACTATATCAACCATTGCTCCACTCATCAATCCGCCCATGTCTCAGATTGTACATGCAAATCACACGACAGTGTCCACAGTCACGTCTCTTAATAGTACTCCAGTATCAACATTATCTGTGCTCAATAACCCTTCAGTAGTGACCACCACCCAGCAAAATATTGTAATGCAACAACTCCAATTCCAACAGTTACAACAActccaacaacaacaacaacaactccAACAGCAACAGCTCCAACAGCAACTACCACTACAACAAAAGCAACAACTACCGACACAACAGCAACAACTTCAACAGCAACAAATCCAACTCCAACAACAACAACTCCAGCAAATGCAACAGAAACAACTACTAATACAACAGCAACAAATAAAACATCACCAACAGCAACAAATAAAACAGCTACCACAACCACAATTACTACAGCAGCTGCAACAA CAACATCAACAGCCACAACAACAATCGGCACAGCAGCAACCTCAACAACAGCTACTGCAACAACAACTTACGTctcaacagcaacaacaactaACATCTCAGCAGctacagcaacaacaacaactaaCGTCTCAGCAGCAGCAGAATCAACAACAACTAACGGCTCAGCAGCAGCAGAATCAACAACAACTAACGTCTCAGCAGCAACAACTTCCACAACAACAAACAACACAGCAACTACCGccacagcagcagcagcaacaacaacaacagacAGTACAGCAACCACAACCACAAGTGACACAACAACAATTACCGtcacagcagcaacaacaaacAGTACAGCAGCCACAACAACAAATGTCTCAGCAACAACAATCACCAtcacagcagcagcaacaaacGCCACAACAACAGCAATCACCACAACAATCACAACAACCACAACTTACCATTAAAAGCTTGATAAATGCAGACAATGCGGCT ctgTTAACAAAAGCACGTTTGCGTGAACTAGTCAAAGAAGTAGATCCAAATGAACAGCTAGAGGAGGACGTAGAAGATCTTATGTTGCAATTATCCGACGATTTTGTCAATGAATTAGTCAAGGCAGCATGCGTATTTGCTAAACATAGAAAATCAAATATCGTTGAAGTTAAAGACGTCCAAATTTACTTag AACGGTACTTAAATATGTGGATACCTGGTTTTGGTACAGATGAATTGAAACCATATAAAAAAGCGCCAATTACAGAAGCCCATAAACAACGAACAGCACTTATCAAAAAAGTTGCcagtaaaaaatactaa
- the LOC132931042 gene encoding probable ATP-dependent RNA helicase DDX10 — translation MVYKKRKIKVFRPKQKKESIDVVIGKLKESYEQIDPNAIEKFEDFPLSAPTLKGLKENKFFVPTEIQRESIGYSLRGEDILGAAKTGSGKTLAFLIPVLEILYCNKWNRSEGLAALIITPTRELAYQIFETLRKIGIHHDFSAGLIIGGKDLKFERKRLDQCNIMICTPGRLLQHMDENPLFDCSNMLVLVLDEADRCLDMGFQQTMNNIIENLPPERQTLLFSATQTKSVKDLIRLSLNNPHSISVHEESEHSTPSGLVQSYMVCELHDKMSLLWSFIKNHLHHKVLVFMSSCKQVKYFYEILCKLRPGTSLLALYGTMHQTKRMAVYESFSRKQRSVLFATDIAARGLDFPAVNWVVQLDCPENANEYIHRAGRTARFQKSGESLLVLLPSELAILEQLKNKKIPISEIKVNPNKLTSVQRTLEATLAKDHILKESAQRAFVSYIKSVFLMKDKSVFDVSALDTDSFASSLGLAIPPRVRFLQKWKKAKEAKKKEKDTLAQTVVENLNEKLNKSSDSEISEDEPEPYQSSVKDTYNFHNDDDSDEENDNLFTVKRKDHNIPETEDFEEEVELSTDNLNKKKKKPLTKAAVAKKMIKKQIKPNQKTVFDETGEAVLDKAKTKVSQMAREYENNSDKGGIDIEQAKQMLREEDVYDKQLFREKVKAKHREEKRKAKEEAKRAEMEDASSSDEASVDLSWLPDPDKVYGKQESGDSEDNFDPNDPNSASESEVDDDSSNIHRPPKRKLLTNKNNSNKRRKNEEDLDEPIDTGLSLMEDEELVLKMLDV, via the exons ATGGTGTACAAGAaacgtaaaataaaagtttttagacCTAAACAAAAGAAGGAGTCTATCGATGTCGTGATCGGCAAACTCAAAGAATCGTACGAACAG attgatCCAAATGCCATTGAAAAATTTGAAGATTTTCCCTTGTCGGCACCAACATTAAAAGgtttaaaagaaaacaaattcTTTGTGCCTACTGAAATACAACGTGAAAGCATTGGCTATAGCTTACGTGGTGAAGACATATTAGGTGCAGCTAAGACTGGTAGTGGTAAAACGCTAGCATTTTTAATACCG gtATTGGAAATATTGTATTGCAACAAATGGAATCGTTCAGAGGGGTTAGCAGCACTGATTATAACTCCTACAAGAGAATTAGCATATCAGATATTTGAAACATTGCGTAAAATTGGAATCCACCATGATTTTTCTGCTGGTTTAATTATTg GTGGCAAAGATTTGAAATTTGAGCGCAAACGTTTAGACCAATGTAACATAATGATTTGCACGCCAGGTCGTTTATTGCAACACATGGATGAAAATCCATTGTTTGACTGCTCTAATATGCTGGTACTAGTATTGGATGAAGCTGATCGATGTCTTGATATGGGTTTTCAGCAAactatgaacaatattatagagAATTTGCCTCCTGAAAGGCAAACACTTCTATTTTCAGCCACTCAAACCAA atctgTGAAAGATTTGATAAGACTCAGCTTAAATAATCCTCATTCAATTTCTGTTCATGAAGAATCAGAGCATAGTACTCCATCAGGCTTAGTACAAAGTTATATGGTATGTGAATTGCATGATAAAATGAGTTTGTTATGGTCtttcataaaaaatcatttacacCATAAAGTGCTCGTGTTTATGTCAAGCTGTAAACAG gttaaatatttttatgaaatattatgtaaactacGACCAGGAACTAGTTTATTAGCACTGTATGGTACAATGCATCAAACAAAACGTATGGCTGTATATGAATCGTTTAGTAGAAAACAACGTTCTGTTCTCTTCGCTACAGACATTGCTGCTCGAGGACTtg atTTTCCTGCTGTTAATTGGGTTGTTCAGTTGGATTGTCCAGAAAATGCAAACGAGTATATTCATCGTGCTGGTAGGACGGCTAGATTTCAGAAATCTGGAGAATCGTTGCTTGTACTTTTACCCTCTGAATTAGCTATTTTAgaacaattgaaaaataaaaaaattccaatcTCAGAAATaaa agTTAATCCTAATAAATTGACATCAGTGCAACGGACATTAGAAGCTACTTTAGCAAAAGATCACATTTTAAAAGAATCAGCTCAGCGTGCTTTTGTTTCTTATATAAAATCTGTATTCTTAATGAAAGACAAAAGTGTATTTGACGTTTCAGCTTTAGACACAGATTCATTTGCTAG TTCATTAGGTTTAGCTATTCCACCACGTGTaagatttttacaaaaatggaAGAAAGCTAAAGAAGCCAAGAAAAAAGAAAAGGATACACTTGCTCAAACTGTAGTTGAAAATCTTAATGAAAAATTGAACAAATCATCTGATTCTGAAATTTCAGAGGACGAACCTGAGCCATATCAATCATCTGTTAAAGACacgtataattttcataatg atgaCGATAGTGATgaagaaaatgataatttattcacTGTAAAACGAAAAGATCACAATATCCCAGAAACTGAAGATTTTGAAGAGGAAGTAGAATTATCAActgataatttgaataaaaagaaaaaaaaacctttaactAAAGCAGCAGTagcaaaaaaaatgattaaaaaacaaatcaagCCAAATCAGAAAACTGTTTTTGATGAAACTGGAGAA GCTGTTCTGGACAAGGCTAAAACAAAAGTCTCACAAATGGCTCGAGAATATGAGAATAATAGCGATAAGGGTGGTATTGATATAGAACAAGCCAAACAAATGTTACGTGAAGAGGATGTGTATGATAAACAACTGTTCCGAGAGAAGGTTAAAGCAAAACATAGAGAGGAAAAGAGGAAAGCCAAAGAAGAAGCTAAGAGAGCTGAAATGGAGGATGCAAGTTCTAGTGATGAAGCATCTGTTGATCTGTCTTGGCTACCTGATCCAGATAAGGTTTATGGCAAACAAGAGAGTGGTGATTCTGAAGATAATTTTGATCCTAACGATCCTAATTCTGCTTCAGAATCTGAAGTTGATGATGATTCATCAAATATTCATCG ACCACCTAAACGAAAATTGTTgactaataaaaacaatagtaataaacGAAGGAAGAATGAAGAAGACTTAGATGAACCCATAGACACAGGTTTGAGTTTAATGGAAGATGAAGAATTAGTGCTTAAAATGTTGGATGTGTaa